The region TGGCAAGGAGGTTCTTCCGGAAGTGTCGCTTGGTCCACCCAATTCAACTTCCAAGCGGAAAAGCAGATCACTCCGAGTTGGCATAACCGGAATGTGCTTAAACCGTCGTTTGGACAGACCCATACGCAGGATCAGGAATCGAAAAAATGGTTGAGACCGGCGAAATCAACTGACCAAATCGATCTTGAAACAGTGTGGCGGTTAACAAAAGGGTGGGTTGTCGATCCCTATGCAAGTGGCAGGTTGGAGTCGCAATTTCTGGATCAAAGCGATACGATGAAAACGCGGAGTTTCAATCCGATGCGGTTGACCGAGAGTATCGGTTTTGCTCGTACGATGTGGAAAGGAGACAATTACGACTGGACAGTGAAGCTCGGCACCAGTGTCCGGCAGAACATCGACCGCGATGTCCTCAATGTTCTTACAAACACGCGAAGTGCAAAGACTGTTCGCGATGGTGGTATTCAAATTGACAGCGATTTGAAAACTCCCCTCAGCGAACGACTGAACTACACCGGAAAACTCACCATATTTCAAGCAATGTACAACTCTAAATCCGATGAATTGAAAGGATTGCCGAACGAGAATTATTGGCGGGCAACCGATGTTAATTGGGAGAATGTAATCACCGGTCGATTGTCGCAATACATCGCTGTATCATTGACTGTACAGTGGTTGTATGACAAAGAGCTCGATTTGGGCGGCAGGTTTAAGCAGACGATGACACTGGGGTTTTCCTATCTAATGAAGAGTGAAGCCAAGTAGCTCTTCTCACAACGTATACAACGTAAATTCGTGAAGTTTTCACTGCACAAAACACGGAGCAATCATGTTAAAAGAATTCAAAGAATTCGCGATGCGTGGTAACGTTATCGATATGGCGATCGGTATCGTAATTGGCGCGGCATTTGGAACGATTGTCGGGTCGTTGGTTTCCGATATGCTGATGCCGCCGCTTGGCTTACTTATTGGAAGTCTCGATTTCTCATCGCTTTTTGTCGTACTCAAAGAG is a window of bacterium DNA encoding:
- a CDS encoding DUF3078 domain-containing protein; translation: MQRLVVFFILLLLMTGFSFAEPWKLSLESSIGLTQNTFSDNWQGGSSGSVAWSTQFNFQAEKQITPSWHNRNVLKPSFGQTHTQDQESKKWLRPAKSTDQIDLETVWRLTKGWVVDPYASGRLESQFLDQSDTMKTRSFNPMRLTESIGFARTMWKGDNYDWTVKLGTSVRQNIDRDVLNVLTNTRSAKTVRDGGIQIDSDLKTPLSERLNYTGKLTIFQAMYNSKSDELKGLPNENYWRATDVNWENVITGRLSQYIAVSLTVQWLYDKELDLGGRFKQTMTLGFSYLMKSEAK